One Hermetia illucens chromosome 4, iHerIll2.2.curated.20191125, whole genome shotgun sequence DNA segment encodes these proteins:
- the LOC119655751 gene encoding vacuolar protein sorting-associated protein 37A — MIPRQFNYDPDFRKRQIDTLKIFNDNVQVIKENEEYSTTFTSGGRQISITVLLGPNFPNERPRIVATPPVQHHWCNANGEIDKAPGLLNYTPHSDLGRIVQAITREFEKFPPPFISENPQSSPERDSSNVENTKSPTISSASECNIPELSKLSLDELKKLDSDPEFFDDFIEELSVVQTLNNELDTMISEVERISKENESKECHLSDMKTKLKNDFHTLKSLGEKYEKLNSQYMKKSQEFAPQHIRELLQIAVSNSDSDCEKHVESFLSGKIDVQTFLNQYTESKKISAMRKAKEERLAHQLNALERAAL; from the exons atgattccGCGACAATTTAATTACGATCCGGATTTTAGGAAGCGACAAATCGAcacattgaaaattttcaatgataa TGTTCAAGTCATAAAGGAGAATGAAGAGTACTCGACAACGTTTACTTCCGGAGGGCGGCAGATTTCCATAACTGTCTTGCTGGGACCGAATTTCCCGAATGAGCGCCCGAGGATTGTCGCGACCCCGCCAGTGCAGCATCACTGGTGCAATGCCAATGGAGAAATCGACAAGGCGCCGGGATTGTTGAAT TATACCCCACATTCGGACCTGGGACGCATTGTACAAGCTATTACGCGTGAGTTTGAAAAATTCCCACCACCATTCATCAGCGAAAATCCTCAGAGTAGTCCAGAGCGCGATTCTTCTAATGTAGAAAATACAAAATCGCCAACCATATCATCAGCAAGTGAATGCAATATTCCTGAACTATCAAAATTATCATTGGATGAATTGAAAAAATTGGATTCGGATCCGGAATTTTTTGATGACTTCATCGAGGAATTGTCAGTCGTGCAAACTCTGAATAATGAACTAGACACGATGATAAGTGAGGTTGAAAGAATCTCTA AGGAAAATGAATCGAAGGAATGTCATTTGAGTGATATGAAAACGAAACTGAAAAACGATTTTCATACTTTGAAGAGTTTGGGAGAGAAATATGAAAAACTTAATTCGCAATATATGAAAAAATCCCAAGAATTTGCTCCACAACACATAAGG GAGCTCCTGCAAATTGCTGTTTCCAACTCCGATTCAGATTGTGAAAAGCACGTTGAAAGTTTCCTCTCGGGCAAAATCGACGTCCAAACATTCCTAAATCAATACACGGAGTCGAAAAAAATCAGTGCAATGCGCAAAGCAAAAGAGGAAAGATTAGCACATCAACTAAACGCACTGGAACGTGCAGCGCTATAG